One window of the Gemmatimonadota bacterium genome contains the following:
- the dnaA gene encoding chromosomal replication initiator protein DnaA, whose translation MDLSAHDAWQRLLEYVKRDMPEQMFRTWLEPAVPIEVTSNQLVVRVADQFAADWNESKFGDLIDSCAPMALGHPCHVVFRADEERQQRPQMDLFSQTGPAAPKGSSAQNRTHTPPVLSARYTFDQFVIGKSNEVAAAAALAVSQAPGRVYNPLFIYGATGVGKTHLMQAVAHELLQRNPTLRVLNMGAEQFTNEYINAIQTRATNEFRRRFRECDLLLIDDVHFLKGKEATQEEFFHTFNTLYENGRQIIMTSDRPPSEIPGIEARLVTRFQWGMVADIELPDLELRIAILRKKSEVDQLQQTIPDEVIRFLAEHIRSSVRELEGAVIRLLAYSSLRRRDITIALAQEALRDKLRRDDNGKLSELAPITPERIQEIIASEWGVTPDGLKSKTRTKTLTVPRQAAMYLCRELLGMQLVEIGQRFGGRDHSTVIHSLERAGELSESDSTFQARIAQARRRLTS comes from the coding sequence ATGGACCTCTCGGCGCACGACGCCTGGCAGCGACTGCTCGAATATGTGAAACGAGACATGCCGGAACAGATGTTCCGTACATGGCTCGAACCGGCTGTGCCTATTGAAGTTACGAGCAATCAACTCGTGGTGCGTGTCGCCGACCAGTTCGCCGCTGATTGGAACGAATCCAAATTCGGGGACCTCATCGACTCCTGCGCTCCTATGGCTTTGGGGCACCCCTGTCATGTCGTTTTTCGCGCCGACGAGGAGCGACAGCAGCGACCGCAGATGGACTTGTTCTCCCAAACAGGTCCGGCAGCACCCAAGGGGTCGAGCGCACAAAACAGAACTCACACCCCCCCGGTTCTCTCAGCTCGCTACACGTTCGATCAGTTCGTCATCGGCAAATCCAACGAAGTTGCAGCTGCTGCCGCGCTTGCCGTCTCGCAGGCACCTGGTCGAGTCTACAATCCGCTCTTTATCTACGGCGCAACAGGGGTCGGGAAGACTCACCTCATGCAGGCCGTCGCGCATGAACTTCTGCAGCGAAATCCGACGCTGCGAGTTCTCAACATGGGCGCGGAACAGTTTACCAACGAGTACATCAACGCCATTCAGACTCGTGCCACCAACGAGTTTCGCCGGCGTTTCCGCGAGTGTGATCTCCTGTTGATCGATGACGTGCACTTCCTGAAGGGAAAGGAAGCCACGCAAGAAGAGTTTTTCCACACCTTCAACACTCTGTACGAGAACGGACGTCAGATCATCATGACGTCCGATCGCCCTCCTTCCGAAATCCCAGGTATTGAGGCGCGACTGGTCACGAGATTTCAGTGGGGAATGGTCGCGGACATCGAGCTTCCTGATTTGGAGCTCCGTATCGCAATCCTCCGCAAGAAATCGGAAGTAGATCAGCTCCAACAGACCATCCCGGATGAGGTCATTCGGTTCCTCGCCGAGCATATCCGTTCCAGTGTACGGGAACTTGAAGGAGCCGTTATTCGCCTTCTTGCGTACTCTTCGCTACGACGACGAGACATCACGATTGCACTGGCGCAGGAAGCCCTGCGAGACAAGCTGAGACGTGATGACAATGGCAAGCTCAGTGAACTGGCTCCCATAACTCCGGAACGAATTCAGGAGATCATCGCATCCGAGTGGGGAGTGACTCCGGATGGGCTCAAGTCGAAGACCAGGACAAAGACACTCACTGTTCCACGCCAAGCAGCCATGTATCTCTGTCGAGAGCTACTCGGAATGCAGCTCGTCGAGATAGGCCAACGATTTGGCGGACGAGATCATTCGACAGTTATCCACAGCCTAGAACGAGCAGGCGAGCTCTCAGAGTCAGATTCAACATTCCAAGCTCGAATTGCACAGGCACGCCGCCGTCTAACGTCATAA